In the genome of Terriglobia bacterium, the window ATGGTCCACGGGAAGTAGTGCAGCTCCGCGCTCGGGCGGAGCCTGGGGGCTTCACACATGAGCCTTAGAAGAACGATCGGAATCGCGCTGCTCGCGGCCGCCGCCATCGCGATGGCGGGGCTGGTCTACGCCGACGACAAGCCGAAGCTGGTCATCGGCGGGACCACCTACACGAAGTGGCTGTGGGGGAACCAGCGCTACGGCGGATCGATGTACAACTTCACCACGGTCCCGGGGGAGGGCTTCGGGGACAACGGCCAGGGCTCCGAGGTGGAGCTGCTCCTCGACGCGAAGCTCTCCAAGGCGGTGGAGGTGAAGGCGCGCCTCCACAGCCGGTTCAACCAGAACGAGTGGACGAACTTCGGCGGGTTCGGCGGCCGGAACCCGGGAAGCGGGGCCGGCTCGCTGGGGCCGTGCGTCAGCGGCGACTGCGGCGAATGGGACCCGAGGTCCAACCAGTACGTCAAGCTCCGCGGCGTGGCCGTGGTCCTGACCCCCGGCTACAAGTGGATCGACTCGGCCACCATCGGCGCGAACGACTTCGGTCAGTTCGACCCGTTCGTCATCGGCCGGATCCGGTACATCGACCGGGACAACGCGTCGGGCCTCCTGTTCCAGGGCTCGGCCGCCCACCGCAAGTTCACGTGGGACTTCACGCGCATCTCCCTGCCGCGCCTGTGGGCGGGGCCCAACTACGGCACCGGCACGTACACTGCGGCGGACGCCGCGTACGGCCTCCAGTTCAAGGTCGCGGCCAGCTCGGTGTTCGACATCGGCGGGATCGCGGAGTACGTGCGCGACCAGGAGCTCAACTCCCTCGACCTCAACCTCGACAACGGGGTGAGCATCAAGACTCGGTTCCGTAACAGCGTGGGAGGGATCAAGTTCGGCGTGCACCCGAGCTCGAACTACGACATCCTCGGCGCCTACTACTACTCCTCCCACGACTCGAACCCGACGTTCGGGGCCCCGTCCAGCTTCAACATCGGCGGCGGCTTCTCCCCCGTGATCGCCGGCAAGCACGACGACTCCTCCTTCAAGGTCGACTTCACCGCCAGCGATCCGTTCGGCGTCGGCCTGTCGTTCGCGCTCCAGGCGTTCGACATCGGCGCCCAGTACACGTCGATGATGGCGTCGCGGCGCGAGGCCGACGTCCTGCTCACCGAGGGGCACGACTCGACGTGGGCGTATCCGGGCCCGAACAACGCCAAGTACGGCGTGTTCGGCAGCCGCTCGGTCAACGACCCGAACTCCGACGGGTTCAACCGCTCCGTGATCGGGTACGCGGGCTGGGACGGCAACGCCATGCAGGTGCCGACCATCAACGTGGACAACGAGTTCACCGACTTCGACGAGCCGATGGCCGAGACCTGCATCGGTTGGAAAGGCGTGACCCTCGTTCCCACCTGGACCAAGGGGGCGCTCGAGATCCGCGGCGAGGTCACGCACATCGGCTACAACACCAACTGGCAGGCCTGGGGCGACCCCTCCCACGACATCGAGAACAGCCCCTACCCGGCCATGGAGCTGGACACCGGCGTCGGCCACAACTTCCGTTCCGCCTTCGCGCCGTTCTCCGACAAGAAGACGGACATCGCGCTCGTCGGCTTCAAGTACGTCATCGAGGCCGGAAAGGGAATCGACCTCTTCGGCAAGGTGAAGTACATCAAAGAGACCGACAACCGGATGAACAACGCGAAGTACCTGCCGTATGCCGCGGGAGACTGCCCGGCCACGCCGACGCTCGACGTGGACGGAGGTTGCCTCGGCGTCCAGAACTACTACTTCGACGCGGGCGACGACGGCCCGCGCTTCTCCTCGGCGGCCCTGTACGGCAACCCGCCGGTGATCACCGGAGCCGGCGGGGTGGTCGGCTACCAGTGGAAGCCGTTCGACAGCCTCTCCGACGACGATCGCGACGAGAAGTACTGGCTCTACCAGATCGGCGCGGGCTACCAGCTCACCAACGACCTGTACGGGTCGCTCACGTACGAGTACTACGACGTGGACCTCAAGGACGGCAACACCGCGTTCCAGGCGTACCGGGTCCACGAGATGGCGTCGGGCAAGCACACCAAGAACCGGATCTCGGCGAAGTTCCGCTACATCCTGGCGGGGGCCGAGTTCGGGCTCGAGTACCAGTACGCGTTCGGCACGTTCGAGCCGGACTTCGGCGGCGGCTTCGTGCCGCAGGTCGCTGACGCGGACATCGCAGCCGCCCACAACGTCCCGGTCGGCTCCCTCGGCTTCAGCGGGCACTTCGGAGGCTGGAACAGCCTCGAGAAGCGCGAGTTCAGGCAGAGCCACATCAAGGCGTTCATGAAGGTCCAGTTCTAGGACCCGTCCGTTTCGGGAGGGAGGCCCGGCGGCCCGTATCGCCGGGCCTCCCTCCACCGCTCCCAGGAGACACCATGCGACCCCGTCGGCTCGTTCCGGTCCTCGCCGTCCTGCTCCTGCCGCTCGCCGCCGCCGCCCTCGTGCCGGCGGCGGAGGCCCGCGGGAAATCGGTCATCTTCAAGCTCGAGGATCCGCGGGGGGACGACCACGGCGACGGCTCGCTGGTCTATCCGCTGAGGGACGATTTCCAGCCCGGGGACCTCGACCTCCTCTCGTTCAGCGCCCGCGCCGAGGACGGAGGGACGACGTTCGAGGCGACGTTCGCGCGGCCGGTCCGATCTCCGGGAGGGCGGACGATCGACATCGGCGGGGGCAACCTGAACGACGTCGCACGCTTCGGCTTCTACACGTTCAACCTCGACGTCTACATCGACATGGACCGGGTCGCGGGCTCGGGAAGCACCAACATGCTCCCCGGCCGCGTGGCGGAGATCGCACCCGAGAACGCCTGGGAGCGGGCGGTGTGCCTGACGCCGCGTCCTTACGAGGCCCAGGAAGCGTTGAGGCGCCTGATGGTCAGCGCGGTGAAGCGCGATACCAAGGCCGAGAAGAAGAAGAAGCTGAGCGAGGACGACCTGAAGCGCCTTCGCTCGGAAGCCGAGGCGGACATCGCCTCCCGCGTCTTCTTTCCGACGCGCATCCGCGTGACGGGGCCCAAGATCAGCTTCTTCGTTCCCGACGCCTTCCTCGGCGGCCCCGCGAAGGACACGTGGAGCTACGTGGTCGCCGTGTCGGGGGCCGACGTCCTGCAGAAGTTCGACGTGCCGGCGGCGTTGACGGGCGCCACGCCCAGCGGCGAGGGGCTCATGATCCTCCGCGTCGTGTCCGGGCGCTCCCAGGACGCGTTCGGCGGCGCGCGGGAAGACCAGGAGGGGTACCAGCCCCCTCTCCTGGACGTCATCGTCCCGCCTGGCAAGATCCAGGAAGACGTTTTGATGGACTACGACCCCGACGCCCACCGGCCCGTTCGCCTGCCCGGCGTCGTGCCCGCCGACGTCAAGGGAAAGTAGGGAGCCGCAGGCTCCGGAGCACGCTCAGCGCAGCCGCCAGATTCCGCTGGCGTGAGGCGGAAGCTCCATGGTGAAGGCGCCGGACGCTCCGGCCGGATGCTCGGGCACCCCGGAATCGATCAGGAGAGGCTCCGTGGCGCTCGCGGCGACGGCGAAAGGTCCCGCGCGCACGGCCCCCGCGCCCAGGTTGTGGACGACGAGGACCCGCTCGCCGGCTGCCGCACGGACGTACGCGAGCACGGGGCCGCCACGCGAGAGCAGCTCGATCGCTCCGAGGCGGAGCGCCGCAGAGTCCCTCCTCGCCCGGACGAGCGACCGGTAGCTGGACAGGAGCGAGCCTCGATCCCCTGTCTCCGCGGCGACGTTCGCGGCCTCCTGCCCCGGAGCGAACGAGAACCAGGGCTTCCCCGTCGTGAAGCCTCCCCCGGACGAAGCGTTCCACGGCATCGGGGTTCGCTTCGACTCGTCGTCGCGGGTCGGCCCGTTCCCGAGGCCGACTTCCTCGCCGTAATAAACGAACGGCGAGCCCGGGAGGGTGAGCAGCACCGCGGCCGCGCTCCGGAGCTTCCCGGGGTCGTTCCCGAGCTGCGTCGCCAGGCGGACCATGTCGTGGTTCGTCAGGAACGTCGCGTCCTCGACCCCGGGCGGGTAGTCCGCCTCGACCTCCGCGATCTTGGCGGCGATCCGCGCCCCGTCCCCCGCGTTCACGTCCTGCACGATCGCGTCCGCCAGCGGGAAGTCGAAGTTCATCGGGAGCTCGTCCCCGCCCGGGACCGCCGCCGTCGAGCCGAAGTAGGTCGCGATCACCGCGGTCTCGGACCAGTTCTCGCCGACCAGCACCGCCTCGGGCTTCACACTCCGAACGTACGCCGAGAACTCCTTCCAGAACGCGTGGGTTTCCGGGGTGTCGTTCTGGGCCGCGCCGGGACCGCCTTCGACCATGTGGCGGGCCGCGTCGAGGCGGAACCCGTCGACGCCGCGGTCGAGCCACAGCTTCGCGATCCGCTCCGCCTCGGCGCGGACCTCGGGGTTCCGGAAGTTGAGGTCGGGCATCCCTCCCCAGAAGATCCCGTAGTAGAACGCCCCGTTCCGCTCGTGCCAGGTGCGGTTGCTCCCACCCCAGGGCTGGGTCCAACCCGGGTCGTCCGCCCTCCAGACGTACCAGTCGCGCTTCGGGCTCCGCGGGGAGGACGCCGACGCGACGAACCACGGGTGCTGCGCGCTGGTATGGTTGATCACGAGGTCCAGAATGACCTTGATCCCCCGGCGGTGGGCCTCCTCGACGAGGCGAGCGAAGTCCTGGTTGGTCCCGTACTCCGGATTGATCGTCTCGTAGTCGGTGACGTCGTAGCCGTGGTAGCTCGGGGACGCGAACACCGGCATGAGCCACAGGGCGTCGACGCCGAGATCGGACGCGGTCGCGGGATCCCCGTCGTTCAGGTAGTCGAGCTTCGAGATCAGCCCGGGAAGGTCGCCGATCCCGTCGCCGTTCGAGTCCTCGAAGCTCCGGACGAACACCTCGTAGAACACCGCGCCGCGGATCCACTCGTGGTTCCAGACCGCAGCCCGCCCCGCGGACGGGGTCGCCGGATTCGAGGACGTGGTTCGGGAGGCCACCGTTTCGGCCCCGCCATCGGCGCCCGGTCGCTTCGAGCAGCCGGGCAGCGGGAGCGCGACGACGACCAGCGCGACGAAGATTGCGAGACGCGGCAGCTTCATGGGAGTACCTCCTGGCGGCGGTTTCACCTATGATCGGGCGGATTGTACCGCCGGAGCCGACCGGATGGCCCATTTCGACGAAGCCCGCCGAGCGGCCCTGATGGGGGACCTCCTCGCGCACCTCACCGGGCGGCCGGCGAACCTCCTCGCGTTCGACCGGGTCCGGGAGCACCTGAAGCTGAGCCACCTGGTGGATCGCGGCGTGCTCGAGGTCCCACTCGACCGGATCGTGGGCACGGTGGGCCGGGAGAAGGACTTCAATCGCACGTTCCTCCCGCGGGGGGAGTCGCTTCGGGCCCGGTGGGAAGAGGTCGAAGGGCTGGCCGAGGGGCCGGCGGGATTCCCGTCCGTCGAGCTGTACAAGGTCGGCGAAGCCTACTTCGTCGTGGACGGGCACCACCGGGTCTCGGTGGCGCGATCGCTCGAGGCGCCGGCGATCGAGGCCCACGTCAAGGAATTCGAGACGCCGGTCCCGCTCGACGCCGGCGCGTCGATCGAAGACGTGGTCTTGAAGAGCGGGCTCGTCGACTTCCTCGAGGCCACGCGCCTCGCCCCGGAGGAGCCCGACGAGTTCCGGACCACGGTGCCGAACGGTTACGAGCGGCTGCTCGAGCACGTCGGCGTCCATCGGTATTTCCGTGGGATCGACGATCGGCGCGAGTGCCCGTGGGACGAGGCGGTCCGGTCATGGAGGCTCGGCGTCTACCGCCCGATGGTCGCGACGATCCGGGAGAGCGGGGTCCTGGCGGAATTCCCCGGCTGCACCGAGACCGACCTCTATCTGTTCACCATGGACCACCTCCACCACCTCCGGGAGCGGTACGCGGCCCGCGCCGTCGAGAGGGAGGCCGCCGTCCGGCACTTCCGGTGGTTCGGTCGCTCACCGGCTGGCGGGAAGGGTCGGCTGCGATCGTGGTGGAGGCGGATCGTGAGGGGAAGGGACGTCTAGCGGGGAATGGCGCCTCAACTCGTGTACGCCGCATTCCTGAGAATGCCGATCCCGCTTTTCGCAGTGTTTTGTTGACCTCTGCTCCGCCTTCCCGAAGTCGGTCTCTGCCCCGAACATTCGCTGGCGCGGTATACCCCAGACGCATCTCAAACCACAACAAAACGTCGCGGGGAACCGGCAACCGGGTTCAACCGAAGTTGGCGACCGCCACGGACCGTGACTTCGCGAGGCTCCGCCGGAGCAGCTTGATCCGCTCGATTTCCTGCAGGGTCTCGGCCGTCAGGTAGCTCTCCCCGCAATTCGGGCAGACCATCACGGGCACGTCCTCGACGACCAGGAGGGTCGGACCTCTCCCGTAAGTCCTGGGCAGGCGGCGGCGCAAGACCCCCGCCTTCCCGCATACGTCGCACCGGCTACTCGTCTTCTTCATCTCGCTCACTCCGAGTATACGGTCAGGACCACGACCTTGCCCGTCGGCCCCGTTTTCGCCACGACAACCACCGTGTCATCGCCTTCCAAGGCGCGTCCCCGGATCACGTACTTCCTCTCCCCCTTCGCCCTGTCCACCTGTCGCTCGACGATGCGGCCGGTGAGCACCGCGTTCTCGATATCGAAGATCGAGAGACCGTCGGCGTCCATCTCCTCCTCGGCATGAACGGTCATCACGTATTGCCGGGAGCGCAGCTTCTCGCGCATATCGTTCAGTACCCGTTCGAACACCGCCGCATCTTACACCGGTCCGACAGCCTATCCGGCAGACTGCTCGGTGTTAATTCGGCTCTCGCTACCCCTCGTCATTCGCTGAACCAGCGTACAGGACGGCTCCGTCAGTCCTGGAGATTACGACGAGCAAGGAGCTTTCCAACGTCATGGGGTGCGCACCGGTAACATACACGAGCCACGAGTTCGTCAGTCGTCTTTCCGCATCGTCGAATCCGTAGAGAGCTGGCGGACCCCCCACTTCCGCCACGGTGCGCACCGTGAAGGTCAGATTAGAAAGAAACCGACCTTTCGCCCTGAGGTATTCGCGAGCGATCTGTTCAGCCTCTGCTCGACTCGCGATCGATCGAGGCGTGCTTCCGGGATCGGCTGCCATGGGGCCTCCCTGTCATGGGGCCTCCCCACTCGCTGTGGGCCGCCACTTCCAACGCCAGCATGTGTCCCGCGGAGCAGCGAGGCGCGGCGAGTTTAACTAAACATCTAAGGCAAGGACCTGCGCCAACGTCCCTTCACGTATTAGACCGAGCCTGCCCCCGACATTCGCATAGGCCGGCAGGTGCCAGTCATTAAGGTCGACTGAAGGTTTCCGCATCGCGCCTTCGTTGACCAATTCCGCCACGGCGGCAGCGATGGCGGTCGTCTTGAACCTTCGCAGTTGGTTCAAGAGAAGAGCTTCCATGAGGCTGCCCGACAACACCATTCCTGCTTTCCACTGCCCGCTATTTATGGCGATTTCAGCCGACGCCAGGTCTTCTCGAAGCGCCTGTCGCCACGCACCATCGACAGGCGCTCAGCCACTAATCGGCCAGCTTCCCGCCCGGCCGTCGGCCGTACTCCCCCGCGAGTCGCGCGAGCCGCTCCGCCGGCGCCTCCTCGAACGAGCCGGCCGCGGCGCGCCACGTCCAGTTGTCCTCGGGACGGCCCGGCGTGTTCATCCTCGCCTCGGTCCCGAGCCCCAGCACGTCCTGCATCGGGATCACCGCGAGGCGGGCCGCCGATCCGTAGGCGGCGCGGATCATGTCCCACTCGATGCTCCCCTCGCGCGTGCCGACGCATTCCACGACGACGCGCCGCAGCCCCTCGTCGAGGCTGTCGAACCACCCTCTCGTGGTGTCGTTGTCGTGGGTGCCGGTGTACACCACGGAGTCCTCGGGATTCCTGGCCGGCAGGTGTTCGTTGTCCGAGCCGTCGAAAGCGAACTGGAGCACCCTCATCCCGGGCAGACCCAGCGCCAGGCGCAGCTCGTGCACGTCCGGAGTGATGAGCCCCAGGTCCTCGGCGACCATCGGAAGCTTGCCGAGCGCCGACCCGATCGCGTCGAACAGCGCGCGGCCCGGACCGGGGATCCACCTCCCCTTGACCGCCGTCGGCTCCTCGGCGGGGATCGCCCAGTAAGCCGCGAACGCTCGGAAGTGGTCGAGGCGGATCAGGTCGGCGAGGCGCAAGTTGGAGCGCATCCTTTCGACCCACCACGCGTAGCCGTCCTCCGCCAGGCGGTCCCAGCGGTACAGCGGGTTCCCCCACAGCTGCCCGGTCTCGCTGAAGTAGTCCGGCGGAACACCGGCGACGGAGACCGGCAGCCCGTCCGGCCCGAGGTCGAAGAACCTCGGGTTCGCCCAGACGTCGGCGCTGTCGTGGGCGACGTAGATCGGGAGGTCGCCCATG includes:
- a CDS encoding type II toxin-antitoxin system MqsA family antitoxin; this encodes MKKTSSRCDVCGKAGVLRRRLPRTYGRGPTLLVVEDVPVMVCPNCGESYLTAETLQEIERIKLLRRSLAKSRSVAVANFG
- a CDS encoding DUF4258 domain-containing protein gives rise to the protein MREKLRSRQYVMTVHAEEEMDADGLSIFDIENAVLTGRIVERQVDRAKGERKYVIRGRALEGDDTVVVVAKTGPTGKVVVLTVYSE
- a CDS encoding alpha-amylase, which encodes MKLPRLAIFVALVVVALPLPGCSKRPGADGGAETVASRTTSSNPATPSAGRAAVWNHEWIRGAVFYEVFVRSFEDSNGDGIGDLPGLISKLDYLNDGDPATASDLGVDALWLMPVFASPSYHGYDVTDYETINPEYGTNQDFARLVEEAHRRGIKVILDLVINHTSAQHPWFVASASSPRSPKRDWYVWRADDPGWTQPWGGSNRTWHERNGAFYYGIFWGGMPDLNFRNPEVRAEAERIAKLWLDRGVDGFRLDAARHMVEGGPGAAQNDTPETHAFWKEFSAYVRSVKPEAVLVGENWSETAVIATYFGSTAAVPGGDELPMNFDFPLADAIVQDVNAGDGARIAAKIAEVEADYPPGVEDATFLTNHDMVRLATQLGNDPGKLRSAAAVLLTLPGSPFVYYGEEVGLGNGPTRDDESKRTPMPWNASSGGGFTTGKPWFSFAPGQEAANVAAETGDRGSLLSSYRSLVRARRDSAALRLGAIELLSRGGPVLAYVRAAAGERVLVVHNLGAGAVRAGPFAVAASATEPLLIDSGVPEHPAGASGAFTMELPPHASGIWRLR
- the malQ gene encoding 4-alpha-glucanotransferase, with the protein product MTGATRRAGVLLHPTSLPGRWGVGDLGPGADAFLSWISAAGQSVWQVLPLCAIGPSHSPYVGLSTFAGNPWLVSPERLVDEGLLDPAALESAPGFPDGHTAFVRALPYKASLLKGAWRQFRRRGSAELRRDLEAFRGSPDQAGWLEDWALFMALRMRHRGRPWTEWPYDLRKRSAGALRRARCDLADEIAYQEFLQFLFFRQWHRIKSEANRRGIQVMGDLPIYVAHDSADVWANPRFFDLGPDGLPVSVAGVPPDYFSETGQLWGNPLYRWDRLAEDGYAWWVERMRSNLRLADLIRLDHFRAFAAYWAIPAEEPTAVKGRWIPGPGRALFDAIGSALGKLPMVAEDLGLITPDVHELRLALGLPGMRVLQFAFDGSDNEHLPARNPEDSVVYTGTHDNDTTRGWFDSLDEGLRRVVVECVGTREGSIEWDMIRAAYGSAARLAVIPMQDVLGLGTEARMNTPGRPEDNWTWRAAAGSFEEAPAERLARLAGEYGRRPGGKLAD